In Besnoitia besnoiti strain Bb-Ger1 chromosome I, whole genome shotgun sequence, the genomic window agaggacggaaAATTACTCATCGCAGGGGGGGCTTTCCTCTCGGAGTCGACGCGTGCGCCACGGTGTTTCTTTGCTAGTCCAATAAAATCTAAATTCAATAAGTTATTTTCAATGTCCACAAAACTTATATATCCAGCAGAAACAACCACCCCTGTTTTTCTCGCAGATCTGCGTGTTTTTGGATTTCTCTCCTCGTTGCCGTTCCTGGGTTAGCGTCGTGTCCTGGCAGGAGTCCTTTTGCGGTGGCGCGCctttttttgtcttttttttcgctcgtgtcgcccgcagacgcatcGGTCTCTGCATTTCGGTTTCCTGATTTTCGCTGCAGTAGCGCGTTGACTCCCGCAATGTTTGAACAAGCGGCTCGAGTTGAGGACGCCCAGGCAGAAATCAACAGAAGACTCTGCGTAGTTGAGCGCGTCGTCCCTGGCTTCCTTCAACAGCTGTGGACCGCCATCAAGGTTCGTCCCTCGCTGcgtgcatatatgcatactCTATACTTACATTTATGCTCTAtaatatttatatatttatgtatatggATTTCCTAGAGTCTTCGGGTCGGCGCTCAGCTTCTGGGTATGCGGAGGACTCACGGGGGATAGACGCATCTGCATACAAGCGCCCGTTCATTTTTTTGTCCGCATTCCCCGATAACGGGAGTGGCTCGTGACAGTGGCGGTCGCATCTatgcgcgcccgcgtgcaTCGACATTTGTTTAATGTAGGGATTTTCGTCTGCCCCTTCGCGCGTGCTTCCTCACCGCAAGCGAGCTGTCGCGTGTTTTGCGTCTCAGGAAAGCATCCGCCTGGAGTGCACAGACATTTACTTTCTCCGCGttcgcagcagcgacgatCCGGCGCCTTTGGTGCTGTATGACCCGCGCACATCTTCGGCGTGCTCCTCTCGCCTGGCGTCCTTTTCTGCTTCgtttcctgcgtcgccgccaaCCGCTCAGCCTGCGAGTGCCcctggcgtctgcggcagaggctccgcaggcgcggacgaggcgcgcgacgcgacggtggcgagcgccggcgccgcggagaagactgagaagcgcggcgagggcgccgaagagaaaCGCGGACGCAGAAGGGAGCCGTTCCCGGTGATGCACAGAGGTGGTCATCGCGGGAAACTGAGCCGCAGACTGCCCCTGGCGTGCTTTGAGAAgtcggcggagggcggggggcgtgccgagcgcgcgacgacggccggTGGCGGACAGTCTTCTGCCGACTGGAATACATCCAACAGCatctccctcttctcgctctcatTCTTCTTCCACGACCGCAGTGAAGAAAAactcctcttcttcacctGCAACTGCACGTGTAAAGCCGGTGGCGCCGAGGACGGAATCGCCGGgctcgaagaagaggaagaagacgacatCGGTACGCGCGAAAAGACATacaccatatatatatatatatatatatatatatatatatatatatatatatatatatcttcgtgtatatgtgtgtatttCTCAGGTGGGGTGGCGCGGGCTGTATGCCGCATTTTTCGTGAACGGATTCGACTACGCGTACATCCctgttatatatatatatatatatatatgatacatgtatacatatatatgtgataaatatgcgcatgcgcagcacaGTTCACTGGTGTGTGGAGGACCTGCGTAACACGGTTCGGAGTTATTGCTTTGTGTGCTGCGTAGTTAGAGTACCTACATGGAGAGACCCGGAAGTGATCCCTTTCTGTTTGTTCAGGAGACTTTTACGTGACGCGGGCTGCGTTCGGCGTGGACGACCAGGCGTGCGGGAGTGGCGGTCAGGGTGGtgaagagcgagacgcgctaGGAGATGACGAAGACCCTGACACTCTCAGCGATTTCGAGCTGCCTTCTTCAGCCTGCGCGTTCGCCTGAAGAAACAAGCGACTCGCCTGCCGCAAGCGGCGCATATCGCCGCAGACGTGCTTTGGCCTTCGGGTGTCTACATACTTGTGTACCGATGTGTATATCTGTGTGACATCGCTCTAGGGCGGCCATGCGCGCACACGCTTATGTGTCGTCGCATCTCTTGTGTGTATTCATGTAGCATAGCTCACATATGTGTGATTTTCAGAAGTTTGCTTCGTCTCACGCTCTATTTTTCGCGATCAGAGTCTTCGTGAAGGGCCGCCTGAGTCTCTTGGCGTGTCCGCAGACGATGCGTTCCCGGCGTAGTGCGCGGAACCTGCGTGTGCAGGCGTTTGTGTCGTTCTCGGCTGGACCTGTGTGCTGCGCATGAGGCGAGCGGGCGCAGCAAGGCTATGGCGCGCCTTTCAGGCGTGGGCTTTTCGTCGCTGCTGTTTCCCGCATTTTTTTCGAGGTGTGGGTACCTGCCTGGTCTCGATATTTCTAGGGTGTGTCTGTTTCGCTGGAGCCCGCGCGTTGATCGCGCATGCGAGAGAGGCTCCAGCTGGGTTATcgctcctcgccttcccgcggcggggtgggggggggtcgGGGGGCGGTCTCAGCACGTGCGCTTCGCGGGaaacgccgcaggcggcagagtTGGGTGTGGAGACATTGCCTCGGCGGAAAACATGCCCtgtctgcatgcatgtgcacatCCTGCTCCGTGCGTGCGTTGTGTTCATGGCAGttcacacgcatgcgcggagaGTGCATGCGGAGGCGACGTCGTCATGCGTGATGAGGGAGCGGAAAGCGTGTGGACGCATGCAAAGGCCGCATGTACGGAGGCAATTTTTCTTGTTCCGGAGCCACAGAAATGTAGGGCACTGCGGGCTCGCCGGTCTTCTTTTTTGCAGTCAACCAGGCAAACGTCCGCTGTATGTTTTTCAGGGGTATCGAAACATCCACATCGCGCGGACGTTGCATCGGGCTCGCCCTCGAGGAAGCCCTGCCCTCGCGAAAAGGACGTGCCAGGGAGTCGTCTAGCACATTGGCGGTCGATTCCACGCAAAACAGGAGCGCCATACATTCCTCTAGTTATCTGTACATATAaaaatatgtatatgtgtatacgtGTAactatacatatgcatatatatgtgtagcttaagcggagacgcagggagTCTCGGCGCTCACATGTAGCTGCCGCTTACTCAAATAGAGAAGGCATATATGCGCAGAATAGGTTTCTGTCACGTTTCACGACGGCAGACGGCGGGCTTTCAAACCCTTCTGGCCTGAACCGCGCCAATTCCAACGCagactcctccgcgccgcttcaCTCAAATCAAACTATACGCGCGTACCATGATTGCGTACATAGGGCCCCCACAGACGCATATAGATCGGTAAATAGCTACATATATCCGTATATGtagagaaaaaggaaaagaTACGGCGCGGCACCTATTGAGAGGGCAAACTGAGTCGCTTGATGTTTCGGAGACGCGTCGGAAGGgtgcgctgcagcctcagGCCGACGTTTCAGTTGTTTGCCGCCCTCGGGTGTCAAGCGACCTGAGGAGCCGAAAGCCTCATCCGTCGCAGAGAGGCGTGGCCCCCCTTCTCTTATGTCCGACAGCCCGTTCGTGCTGCCCTCAGTGGCTAGATCTATTTCTTATCAGTCCTCACAAAGGGAGCGAATGCAAATAGGACTGCCTATACATGCGGGTGAAGCTGTGGCGTGAGTTTTGAACAGAGATCGCAAGCTAACACAATCGATGCAACGGACAGGTTTATGAACAAGTTTGTTTCAGACGGTGCGCAGGCAGCTTTGAAACGTGAGCCCTCCACAGAAAAAGGAGGCGCCAATGATGAGGAGGACCTGaacagacagacacagaggagagcgcTGAAACACGTGGGATGTTGAGCAACATCGATTCAGCCTGATGCCTGTAGAAGACACGAGTTTCCGCGTTAATCCGCCAAAGCTGTGAAACGCCTGCGTGTCTGCATCTGTACCTGTATAAGTTCGCACGGGTGCATGTGCGACTGCCTGCCTCCCGACACGCATCTGTGTTGGAAGTTGAGCGCAGATACATCCCAGTTGCTGAATTAACTCGTGAAcaggcatgcatgcacgaaACTCCAGCACCCTGAGATGAGCTGGGCACAGCACAGGCAGCACTCCTAGGTGTTTTGAGACGTCTTCAGTGCGCGCGCGTAAGCATGCACATGCCGAGTCAGGGACCTCCGCTTACGACAATCATTCCGAAAACAATGAAGTAGGACTTAGTCGTCGACCACCTCAcgtgctgccgcagctcccGAGACGCCTTTCGAAAATCGTAGGCCTGAAAGAACACAAAAACAATTCAACCAAAAATAGAGACGCTCGCACACTCAACCGTACATgcgcatgtatgtatatatacgtacagGCCTATATACGACTAAGTTATGTGCACAAGGTCTGCGGACATAGTACACATAAAAACGGGGGCCCTGAAGCCATACATTCATGTAACTAAATATACacacataaatacatatatgcatgcatacaatTATTTATTATTGATAGATATACGTATAGACAGATATaagcctgcagacgcgtaCATATGTGGCTGGTTGTctacgcgtgcgcagcgtgTAAAAGACGTGAGGTAAGCAGGTGCTCCTAGGAAACAAACAACACTCTTGACATGTTTTATGCTCCACGAGGCGAGAATCAGCACCCTCTGGCAAACCCGTGCGTGCTCCCCGTCATGTACGTACTCCGTCGCGTAGGTTGTTGGTTTTTCCGACGAGGCACTCGatctgctcgccgcgctcgagcACTTTGTCTGTATTTTGAAGGATCCCATGAAGACAGGCACGCGCTTGAGCTCACATCGTAAAAAAGGCTTGACATCGCCGCGCCCCAAGCGGAGACAACCGAGACCACCTCGCGAACGAGCCCTGGGGGCCGACAGCCACGCAGTTTTCTGCGTGGCGTGACAGTGTGCGTTTTTTTACTCATGTGCAGGCAACGGGTTCAGCTTTTAAGGTTACACGTACGCGGAAGGCACATCCCAGcaagcgcccgccgcccaTATGCCCTGCGCAGACCACCGGGCGTTCCTACTTCACTTACTGATGTTTTCCCGGACGACTTCGGTCACCGCCTGGAGCTCCTTCTCAACGCGCTCAACCTGCTGCATCCCGCGGCCCTGGCCTCGGTTGTAGGCGTCCTGTGAAAATAACATGCGAGATTTCAATTGAAATCCGAAGACGCGCCAAACAAACACGAATTCGTGGTCGCCGCCCAGGATTACAACGGGCGGCCACTGAGGCCGGCCGTTGTAATCTCTCTCTcccaatatatatatatatatatatatatatatatatatatatatatatatatatatgcatcaATAGATACtacacatataaatatatatgtacccACATATATAGGTAGATGTGTACAGATATATGTATCGATGTAAGTATTTATGCAaagatatatagatagagatctatacagatatacatatatatagatatatatacatatctttATATATACGAATGTATAGATCGGTATGTAAAGCGCACTCTTCGTTGCGGTGTGTGCAAGAACAGGCACAAGAATGTGCTCCTTTGTCTCGCCGTCTAGAAATATCATAACCGTGGATCGCCGCTTTCTTTTCAGTTTGCTCCCTCCCAACGGCTCACCACGAGGCGAATGAGAAGCCGCGCCACTCCGGCCTCGCGACTGTCGCCTGCGTTTGGCGCGCTGCTCATCTGCAGAAGATACTGACTTCGTAGGTCTGTCTGCGGCAAACAAACAAACCGTCCAGCGATAGAAAACTCCGCCTTTATCGCTAACATGAAACACGCGCTTCCGGACCATACAGGCAGATACATATTCACAGACACGACATAGCCTCATCCCAGATGGAGATGCGTGTGCGCCAGGACATCTGCAGAAGGAATCAAACGTTTTGACACACAGGAAAGGTGTGCCCGTGAGGCCAGCGCACGGAACAAGCAAACGGCTGACGCAGCATTCGCCGCAGCAACGGAGATCTGGGGCCTCTCCACGTCcgacacatacatatacaaacatatacatcAGTATATACATCCACacaagcatatatatatatatatatatatatataaacgtATTCCGTATCTGCCTGCGTCCACGACTGTGGGTGATGGCCTTCAGAGGCTTCAGATGCACACAGCCCCGCCAAACGCCTGGAGAAAACGCCACGAGTGGATTTTCCGTCGACGAAACTTACGAGGAACTGCCAGGGGAGGTCAGCGGCGATGTTCTCATCAGTGACACACATGACCACCGCGCCGCTCTTCCTGTCGACAAACTGGAAAAAAATTCACCAGAGAAGGCACCAATATTGTTGTCAACGAATTGACTACCGCGACATAGGATCGAACAGTTTTAGCTGTCTTCAGCTCTCCActggggcggcgccgtggacTGCAATCTCAAGGAACCCGGCGTCTGTCTCATCACTGGACCCGTCTTCAACACTCTAGAAACTACAACTTCGAACGCGCCTCTAACCATGCAACGCACGCAAGCACGAAAACGGCTCTTCGGGGACtgacgaaggagaaaaacTAAACAAAGCATCGGCCGCAAATGCACAGACAGGACGGCGggaggtgggggggggggggggggggggggggggggggggggggggggggcatcTCCAATGCTGTAGCTTACGAAGCTGAAGAGGCGAGAGTCGAAGACGTAactccggcgcccgcctgtTCGCGGAAGTTTCAACAGCGCGCGCCTGAGCAGCAAAAAGACAGGGACTGAGCGTTTGTGAGACAGGCGACCACAGCATTCAACGGCTGGACTGCATGCAGACTCGATACTCGATACGCGTCGCAGATACCGCTCTAGATCTCATCAAATCTCGGCAgcaagcgcgagggcggacTCCTGATTTCGAGGCAAGAGTTCGTCTTCACCGATTCCACGCTCGACAGGAGGCGCAACCgcgaacgcagagagagaagtcgGAGGAAATGCGAAATGAAAACGACGAAAAGGCGACACCCCTGAGAGCGTAGGTCGAGCAAAGAAATTAAATCACTCATGCAagcaaacatatatatatatatatatttatctgTGAATATTAAAAGTATTTACACATGTGCGTGGGGCTAGGCTGCATCCGCGGCATGCCTTGCGCATACGTACGCCCCGAAGAAAGCCGCCGATCGACGGCCCCGTACGGTACAGCGCCACCAGAATCGACTGAACCAGACAATCACACATGCACTGGATGCgtcgatatatatatatatatatagttgcATATATTTGAAAAAGTAAGAGGATGGTTCGCCTCTCTCGAATCTACGCCGATGCGTCCGTAGAGTCGGCGGATCGACTGCGCATGCTCTTTTTTCGTTTCTCAGCGCCAGCGTACCTGCAGACCGCACTGAGCACCTCTTTTTCGCCCTCTTTCACAGCCGTGTACTCCGCCAGCACGTACGTGCCGCGCGCCAGACAGGCGTAGTGAAAGGGCGGCGTCTCAACTCGGGAGTCTCCGCCTGAGAAGTCCTCACTGCCCGCGAAGAGACTCGACGGCGGGGTGCTGACGCCCCCTCCGGGCGCGTACGGCGGCGACCACATCGCGCGCACTCTCTCGGCGGGAAGGTGTGGAGTTtcaggcgagcggcggcggaatcAAAGAGATGCAGAGAGGCTCTGAATACCActggacgaggaggagagaacTCGCAGAAAAGCTGCAGGGCCATCTCCAAGAGGCAGTGCCTCGATAGTCGAAGACGTCAAACAGACGACAGATGCAAACACGCGAATGCAGCCCCGAGAGGAGTCAAGAGGCGAGAGACCCGCTGCGGATGCAGGCTGGGTGACAGGAAGGAGAATGCCGAGCGAGCGGAAGCGCGCAAGGGGAGGCGCTTCCTTCACtcaagaaaacgaagaatGAAACGAAGATTCACAAAACTTGTCGGCGAGAGGCCTCTTCacgaaagagaaaacgagggcGAAAAACACCTGCCGGGCGTGTGCGGCTCCTCTAAGGTAGAATATCCATTTTTGGAATTCTTGGTCCGAGAGGACCTcgaggggagaggcggacATGAGagtgtcgcctgcgccgtcgaCTGGAGTCTTGGGCTGTTCCaaagaaaacgcgagagagagctgcccgagccgcggagagaagaagaaaagagtttccagagggagggagagaaggcctcgcgctctcAGAGGGAACAAGGAGCGGACtgaaagaaaagaaggaagcggGAAAGGGGCTCCCTCTGTGTACAAGACCACCGCGAGACGCTGGAGGACAGGCGCGAGCAGCACGAATCGAGACGAGTGGAGGAGAAACCTTTGGTAGAACGAAGTTGAGGAGCGTAtgcgcggagactgcgctCGAGGGCAGCGGACGCAGATCGtcagaagaagcgaaaaaaaatgAGGAAACCGTCTAAAGTCCCCTCTAGCGTACAAGAGGGGAGGACACTCACACGACGGGCGCTCGTTTCGGAGAAGAACAGACTGTCAAGATAAGTTCCTGTATTTTGTTCTCGAGCCTCGTTCCAACTCTTTGCAAAGCGTGTGCCCAGACGATCCTCACCCCCAGAGAAAAACAGCTGCATGCGAAGCCTTCAAGCGAGACGCCGAAAAGAGTCCGTCTCTTTGCGAGACAGATACCCATATCTCGACTGTTCATTTTATCCCTTTTTATCTCACTTTGCTTTCGAGTTGGTCTTtccagcggcgcgaagaagaggcgaatcGCTGGGGGAGAGACTGGAAGGCATGTATCACTCCGGCGCCTCAGCTGGGCGGCAACGAGCATGCCGACAGTGTGGAAGTTGTGTTTTCTCGTCTCTAGGAAGAAACAAGACAGCACAGAaaggtgtgtgtgtgcgcctTTGCGTTTTCTGGGCGCATAGAGCTCTTTTTTCCTTCGCGAGAAGACTTAGGGCTCGCGATCATGCAGGTGACCGTGCGCGGAGAAAAGTAACTCTCTCGTCCTCGGCGggcgctcttcgtcttctcaattgtctcgtcttcgtttccAAACGCGCCTCAACCTTGACGTCTCGTCGGCGCACACATTGTCTCCCATAAAGCGGTTTGCGATGCATTTCAACCTCGCAGACACAAACGATGTATCTGTGATGTATCCATGTAAATGAAGATGCCTATGTACGCAGGTTGGTTGGCGATGTGCATGTAGGTACATCGCGCAGGCGAGTTTGGAAATGTGTGTGGGCATTTTGTGGAACTTTCTTGTTTGTCTTCTCTTTGAGTCTCCGTCCACCTGCATGCACCCAGTGCATCTGCTGCAAGTCCGTATTATTTTTCCTCGCCGTGTAGAGCAGCTGCGAAAGATTCCTCCAATCCAGTCTCGATTCGTCGTGGCGATTGCGTCGTGTATCGTGCCCATCTGCTTCCTTCGATTGTTCATTCGTCTTTTGAGTTACGTTTCACGGCGGCGTGAGCCGCGCTCGGCTGTCGCAGGCATCCTGGAAACGCTTCTGACCTCGAGTCACGGAGGCCTTCAGCTGTCCGATAGGCTTCAGTCTCAGGC contains:
- a CDS encoding hypothetical protein (encoded by transcript BESB_005300), translating into MRFLDAPALTRLSALLQHLDVGDRVIRGRLELLSTANQSCVERRILAREIEKELSSSPLFLASSSPPPIVLSSPRWTFGAETLAAGADARGSEAEADAQGEGDAPLSPNSRKKRKTRGSSGSPNSTFSSPVLSCFLLPPRSGSREPGAPAAMSRLSLERRAEDDEKDKRKKDEDEERTTSTSSGSDLDGRRRSSRQKDRAAEGKVSRRERKGSGESNGEGGRGRGGRGSFQELGRAEEGDVRARAKDNSEADDEQSMREEEAEGKEVLVNLIGTLNQCFPDYEFCSALTPAMFEQAARVEDAQAEINRRLCVVERVVPGFLQQLWTAIKESIRLECTDIYFLRVRSSDDPAPLVLYDPRTSSACSSRLASFSASFPASPPTAQPASAPGVCGRGSAGADEARDATVASAGAAEKTEKRGEGAEEKRGRRREPFPVMHRGGHRGKLSRRLPLACFEKSAEGGGRAERATTAGGGQSSADWNTSNSISLFSLSFFFHDRSEEKLLFFTCNCTCKAGGAEDGIAGLEEEEEDDIGDFYVTRAAFGVDDQACGSGGQGGEERDALGDDEDPDTLSDFELPSSACAFA
- a CDS encoding synaptobrevin protein (encoded by transcript BESB_005310), producing MWSPPYAPGGGVSTPPSSLFAGSEDFSGGDSRVETPPFHYACLARGTYVLAEYTAVKEGEKEVLSAVCRRALLKLPRTGGRRSYVFDSRLFSFFVDRKSGAVVMCVTDENIAADLPWQFLTDLRSQYLLQMSSAPNAGDSREAGVARLLIRLVDAYNRGQGRGMQQVERVEKELQAVTEVVRENINKVLERGEQIECLVGKTNNLRDGAYDFRKASRELRQHVRWSTTKSYFIVFGMIVVLLIIGASFFCGGLTFQSCLRTV